The sequence below is a genomic window from Ipomoea triloba cultivar NCNSP0323 chromosome 2, ASM357664v1.
AATCAATGTGGCATTATAACTATAGATGATTCcaagaatattaattattgtatttattgaGCTGATTAAATCGTGGATGTGCGCTTGAGATTTGTCTCCTTCTCGTACCTTAAATTCGGTATAAACTGCTGATTAAAtcgcagttcttatatcgtggaccgcggtccacaatgcattgtggaccgcggtcccaaaacgacgacgttttagtaagtgggagatggagccccgtaattgacactacagttcattccaaaaaatactgccttacatttgttttgatattatcgaatgaaattgtagttatatcaaaaagtaactgtagttgtgttgaaaagaaagtacagtgtatatgaaaagatactgaataacaatttcacatttgtgtttgatattatcgaatgaaactgtagttatatcaaaatgtaactgtagttgtgttgaaatgtaactgcagtatatatgaacagatactgaataacagtttcacttttgtgtttttatattatcaaatgaaatagttatatcaaaaagtaactgcagttgtattgaaatgtaactacagtatatatgaaaagaaagtgcagtatatatgaaaagaaagtgagtggcgcgaattcatccgtctgttttcattaatcaaaacgacgtcgttttgggaccgcagtccacaatgcattgtggaccacggtccaagaTATAATTTGCGATTAAATCGTGAATGTGCTTTTGAGATTTGTCTCAATATCGTACCTTAAATTCGGTGTAAACTGTAATGCAACGATGTCGCGTTACGTATGAGCCTAAATGTGATAGGAAGGTTTGACTACGTTGAGTTGGTGGAGAATGGGGGTTGGTGGACGTGCATCCTTCTTCTTAACAATatccattttaattaatttattaatttaagtatttttaCACCCACCCCACTCACTACCTTtaatttaaaaccaaaaaaaaaaaaaaaaatggcttaTACATATAGCCATAAAATAAGAGAAACCATATTGGAGACTGAAGGACAACTTGCGATTGGTTTGACACTTTGaccgatcacaattcacaattcatAAAGTCTTGTTCAAATAGCACTATAAGAATTCGAATCCAGCTGTTCACCTTAGGGTCATTGGGAGACCTTAATCGATCAGAGATGATAAAGGTCTGTTGTGCGCTGAGCATACATGAAGGATGAAACCCGGAAGACTGACCGGGCAACTTGCGATGGAAATTCGAACCATGTATCTGCAATTAACCGGTAAGCAATAAGGAGAAAGGCTCGGTTGAATCAGTCTAAAAAATTCACCGACTCAATGTCAACATTTAAGGCAAAATATCTCTCTTTCTATGCATATACTAATTAACACAAAAATGAGGGTTTCAAAATCAGTTCACCTACTCAGAATCCCCAGCGACCAGCATCATGGACATGGAACCTTTGCTCCCAAATATGGGACCATAATCTTGCTCATACGACTCCTTGTCCAACAAAAGTTCTTTTCATAGTATCATCATGTGACCTGTGCACTTAGAAGCTGCAAATATTAcctgagaagaagaagaatacagATTTTGCTAGCCATAATACAcaaagaaaatgccactctatAATTTAGTTTGTGAAGACAATTTTGATCAGTGATCTTCAATATTCGAGcagaaaaataatgttataagcGTGGAGCCTTTACATTTCAGTGCCTTCTTTCAAGTACCTTTTTCTAACTGCTGGATCCCAATAATTCTTGGCCTTTAACTTGTCGTGTTTATGTATTTAGCACATATAATCCAGATAAGGATCACAGAATGACGCATACAAAATCAGATGCAAAGGAAACGGTTTCGTACCAAATCAAGACCAAAATGATGCATACAAAAGCAGAAGCAAAGGATCACAAATGATGCAAACAAAATCAGAGGAGATGGAAATGGTTTTGTACCAAATCAAGACCGGGCTTGTTGCTGCATAAAACGAAGATTCCCCACTGGATCCAATTACTGTCATAGATGATATTAACCTTCACTTCACTAGAAAGATTGAGAGGTATTGGTTATACTATGCACATCTTACTTTTGGCCTTTCCTGTTTAGCAATCCCTGAGCTTATTCATCAACCTCTTGTACCAAAGATAACATCAACACTCAACAGGCATTTAGCATATAAGAACCTAAATAACTGCTGAAAGTGAAATCAGTAGCATTGTCTCCATCAAAGATAATTGTTGCTAACTCGGTATCAACATTTTGCTTTTGCGAGTTCGTTCATGAACCTGTTATAAGTAAAAATATCTGGTATAAACCCATTATCCAACATCTCATCCACTAGAATTTCTCCCTCTTTACTTTTACCCTCCCTGGTAAACCCAGATATCAAAATACTATATGTCATGGCATCAGGCCGCAATCCCTTACTAGAACCCAACATCCTCAACTTATTCGCTTCCACGCTTTTCCCAGCATTACACATATCACTGAGCAGACAATTAAAGGTCACGCCATCAGGAACTATACATTTGCGTAGCATATCTCCTACAAGCTTAGACGCTTCTTCAATCCGTCTCGCCTTTCTCAAGTCTTCAATCAAGGTTGTACAAGCAATTAGACTTGGAGTGTTCCCCTTCCTCCATAACTCATTAACCAACTCCATTGCTCTCCCCACATTACCTTCACCACACAGCCTCTCAACTACAGCAAAGTAATCGAACCCGCTTGGCATTACTCCTTTCCTCGAAAAATCGACCAACAAGTCACAAGCTTTATTGATCATCCCCTTTCTACAAAGCCCATCAACCAAAATCTCACAACTCACACTTGACATCTCATGCCCCAATTCAATCATCTCATAAGCCATCCCAATCCCCTCCTCAATCTTCCCTTCCCAAAGAAACCTCTTAATCAAAGTGTTAAAGCTAACCACATTTGGTACACAACCATAGTTTTTCATCTCCCTGAACATCTGCAATGCTAACCCTAACTGTGAATTTCTACAATGGCCACTGATCAAGGTATTGAAAGTAATAAGATCAGGCTTGATTCGATCCTTAATCATTCTATCATAAAACTCAAGAGCCCTATCGTAATGCCTAAATTTAAGAAATCCATGAATCATAATATTATACAGAGCTACCTCGGGCTTTCCATCAATCAAGCGCTTCATAGTATCAAATGCAAGCAGTGCATCGTCGAATCTACCGGATCTGCAGTAAGCGTTAATAGCAAAACGGAAAATCGGTTCAGTTCTAGGGCAAGAGAAGATACCGTCGGCGCAGGGGCAGGGATTGGCGGCGATGAATTGGAGGAGAGATGAGAGCGAGTCGAGGCGGTGCGAGACGGCGAGCGTCCGGGCCATCCATTCGAGAGTTGAGTGGTCGTGGCGGAAGGAGTCGACGGAGGCGGCATGGCGGAAGAGGTGGAAGTCGAGGTGGGTTAGGGTTGGGTGATAATGGATGTGCTTTTTGATGAAGGAGAGGAGATCTTTGGGTGTGAATGAAGGCTTTAAGTGGGTCTTCACGAGGCGGGTAAACTGCGTTTGCGTGGCCGGAGACAGAGCGCCGACGGCAGTGTCGAGAACCGATAGCTGAAGAACAGACGGCGGAGTTGGGCTGTGAACGGCGGCGGATTTCTGTACATGTTTTGGGAGTTTCCGGTAAGCCATTGTTTCACTCTTCGGGTTCAGATTTTAAATGCTCCCAGTTTATATTCACAGTCCCAAATAAATTCTCAATCCCCGTTTTCTGCAAATATTTTGTCTGTTTCTTTGCTTTGAAATAGCTCCTCTCTCAAGTATCGGGCCCGATAGTTCAATCCAACAACTAATTCAATATGATGGCCCAAAGTTGTGTGGCCCAAGGAATTCAAGAACACAAGTGCTTTGAAAATTGAAACCGGTATAATATGTCTAAGAATAATTTTGTTTATGACTTAATTTAGAAATGGttcttcgactattgacttttactaaTTTCTGAAATTAACCTTTAGTTTATAGACAAAGGTTATAGTaatggtgatatatatatatatatatttggcctattcaaatttaaaaaattaaaaaatatttttaaaaaaaattaaatttagaatcTTATTTATAATCCATACAAGTGATCAACAAACCTAACTAAAATTGCTCCACTGACTAAATTGCACACGACAATTTGATTTTAACTTAGTCCGAAAAATGAAAGAATAGGGCCCATGCATGTAGCATGCATGCACGTAAACTTTTAATAACTATCACAAAAGGTATCGTGCAAAAAGCTGCTTTGCATTCGTATCTATCACTTTTGGGTTTATCTTTTTTGGGGTCACGCCCTTATCCCATCTCTATCTCATTCattataataatacataattaTTTAACCTATCTGACATTGTTAATCGCTTAGCAAACATTGTGTAATCGCTCCCTAAACCCTATCTCTTTcatttatgaaaatttttataaagtacgcatattttggataaaattcattttgtaattttaaaaaccGAATGTCATCGACGGCTGAAAGTTGAACTTGGCACTAACTACATTCTCTAACTTGAAACTCTATTCCTGCccagtttttttgttttattttttcctagTAATTAATATACGAATATGCTTCCATGTGACATCTCGACATTCATCATCCTACAATTCTTTTAACTTTGTAATTAGTTTTCTTGAAACCCTCATACGATCAAAGTGTAAATTATTAGAGTGAATCAATATCAATCTTCTCAAAAGGTATCATATTTGATGCGATTATATTCAAGATTTCTAAAAGAACATTATATGGGAACAAAGAGCTGTTTGTAGTTGACTTGCATCAGAAAGGATGGCAGGTGTAGTCTTGTATAGGAGCTATTAATAAAGGGAATCTTATTCTATCCATCCCCTTTAGAACTCTCATCATCTACCTCATGATTCTTTCTTGGATAATATATGGATCCTTAATTTTCACAATAACGTTAATTTGGTTATTACCTGGTGTTCCTTTATGGGGgagaggaatatatatatatatatatatatatatatatatatatatatatatatataaatgtatttttgCAGATTTCAAGAAACAgagctttttctttttatgaaaGGTTGTCTTGTAGCAAGTGGTGGAACACACAACTCAGCTCCCACTGCAATTTTTTATGGTTGAAGAATAATATTTTGTGATATTTAAAGTCAGCTCGTCGATCTTGGAATCGTAGCTGTCAGTGTGGGTTTGTGGCGACATGTAGAATCATTTCCGCATACATTCTACAGAATCTACTCTACTTTACTTTTCCCATTAATATGCATTTTAATTTGAGTTACGAAAAAACTTCTAATCACTATAAAAGCATAAGGGTATTAAGGACAAATCTCAGTGCTAATTGTTGAGTCTTGATCTCGTGATCTCTCATTTGAAAAGTCGTGTcactaaatcacaaaatcatTGACAACAaaatttacttattaattagACATAAGAAAAAACACCAATCAAATATTGTAATCATAAAAGAAGGTAGCATTACTCattaattacataataaaataataaataaagctAAGGAAATCTATACACGATAtggtttattattttaaaataattttaaatagaaaaGTGCATGTACACTACTTGTACAGCTTGTCCACAGAATCGAAAGGATAGGATGATAAAACATAAAAGTCAGCACTACACGTCGAGTTCAATGTAATTGATGATCCATAGTGGACTATAAAATTTTCGGCGGTATGTCATATAAGACCATTGTTATCATAAATTACTGTATCATTTTTAAAAGCGGATTATATATActgttatattattttttttttacaatcatTTAATCTCTATTTTCTgacataaaaatatttaaaatgacaTAAGAAAATCTCTTTAATCGAGTTCTTTTTTGAGTACCTTTTAATTGAGTTTGTCACGCAGAATTTTATTAGTACAATTCACTTTTCTTGTGtgatttacatgttattatacaaaaagtaaattttatttaatatatttttttaaaataatgtttcgAGTTAAACTTAGTTGTCCAAAGAAATGAGGGAAGGAGTTTTCAAATAAATCCGAATGCCGGTCCATAGTTCCGTTTTTTCATAATCTGATATTGAAAATTAAGTTGCGTATAATGTATTGTTTGTGCATTCCTTAATCATGTGCCTGCCGGAGTTTTGACTTTTGaccaaacaaaacaaatgtAGCCATGTAGGATGCTAGGACTTAGAGCACGTTGAAATGTTGCATGCAACAATTCAATAGTGGACCAGCTAGTTTTGCTTTTGCAATGTAGGCGGTTAGTTTTGTACAATCTAGGACTCGTTTGATTCGCGAAAAATATTTTAGGAGGAAtgaattaaaatttgatagaaaAGTAATTACTAGGGAAATGAATTCCAttatttggttggtggaaaaacaATTA
It includes:
- the LOC116010559 gene encoding pentatricopeptide repeat-containing protein At2g36240, which produces MAYRKLPKHVQKSAAVHSPTPPSVLQLSVLDTAVGALSPATQTQFTRLVKTHLKPSFTPKDLLSFIKKHIHYHPTLTHLDFHLFRHAASVDSFRHDHSTLEWMARTLAVSHRLDSLSSLLQFIAANPCPCADGIFSCPRTEPIFRFAINAYCRSGRFDDALLAFDTMKRLIDGKPEVALYNIMIHGFLKFRHYDRALEFYDRMIKDRIKPDLITFNTLISGHCRNSQLGLALQMFREMKNYGCVPNVVSFNTLIKRFLWEGKIEEGIGMAYEMIELGHEMSSVSCEILVDGLCRKGMINKACDLLVDFSRKGVMPSGFDYFAVVERLCGEGNVGRAMELVNELWRKGNTPSLIACTTLIEDLRKARRIEEASKLVGDMLRKCIVPDGVTFNCLLSDMCNAGKSVEANKLRMLGSSKGLRPDAMTYSILISGFTREGKSKEGEILVDEMLDNGFIPDIFTYNRFMNELAKAKC